In the genome of Natronorubrum daqingense, the window GACGACGCCGATTCCGATCGGGGGCCGCATCAAAATCGATCCACGCCGGGAGACGATCCAATTCGAGTGACACGCGGAGACCATCGGAGACGCCGTTCCCGTCAGTCACTCAGGAATCGCCGTTCTCGCCCTCGAGCGCGAGCGTTCGACGCTGTTCACCCTCCTCACTGGATACCGTCAACTCCGGGACGGACGTCGGCTCGTTGTCCTCGTCGATGGCGACGTAGACGAAGTAGGATTCGGTCGTCTGCTCTCGCTCTCGCGTCCGGAGGTCCTCCCGTTCGGTTACCAGTCGAACCTTCACGCTCGAGGTCCCGGCGTCGTAGACGTAGGCCGTGATGAACGCCGTGTCGCCGACCGCGATCGGTCGCTCGAAGTTCATCCGGTTGACGCGAGCGGTGACGCAGTTCTCTCCGGAAAATCGCATCGCGGACATCGCACCCACTTCGTCCATCCACTTCATCACGTTCCCACCGTGGGCCGTCTCGAGCATGTTCGCGTGGTTGGGTTGAACCATTTCGCGATTCTCCACGAGCGTCTCCATGAGATCGGTCATCGCTCGCCCTTGTGCGGGAACGTGAATTACTCTTCTCGTCGACGCCCGCCGGCAACTCGGCTCGAAACGGTGTATTCCGGCCTGGAACCGGCTGGGTGATATCGGGGGCATTCGGCGGTCGAACTGGCCACGATCGGTCGGCTGTAAATAGATCACTGTTGTACACGGAACTGGCCGGAGACGTGACGGAAAGAACGTCTTGGCCCCCTCGAGAAAATCGGTCGTGGGTGGAGGGATCGTCGCTGAGTCGTCGCCGTCCCCTCGTATATACATACAGCAGCAAACGAACCGAATTTATTATTTCTTCTGAGTTCGATACTGGTAAAAGTCCTCACCGAGTTGACCCGCTAATGAGCGATGTAGGCGACGCCGACGTGCCGGACCCCCCGGAGCCATCGGCGGACGAAGAGGGCTCCGTCCACGTTCTCGGGACGGCACACGTTTCACAGGCGAGCGTCGACGAAGTCCACGAAACGGTCGATCGCGAAGAACCAGACGTCGTCGCCGTCGAACTCGACGAGAGTCGCTACCGCCAGATGCAAGGCGGCACACCCGACGACATCGAGGCGAAGGATCTTCTCTCGGGCAATACGGTCTTTCAATTTCTGGCGTACTGGATGCTCTCGTACGTCCAGTCGCGACTCGGCGAGCGCTTCGATATCGAACCCGGGTCGGATATGCGAGCGGCAATCGAGGCTGCCGAACGCAACGAAAGCGGCGTCGCACTCGTCGACCGGGACATTCAGATCACTATCCAGCGCTTCTGGCGACGGTTGTCCATCGTCGAGAAGCTAAAGATGATCGGCGGGTTGGCTCTCGGCGTCACCAACCCACGGACCATCGGACTTGCATTCGGTGCAGCCATCGGTCTCTTCGTCGGCTTCGTCTTCGCTGCGTTTCTCTCACCGCTGTTCGGGCTGGGAGACATGCTATTGCTCGGCATCACCGACGCCGGCACACTCCAGTACGCTGGTGCCCTGATCGGCGGCGGCGTCGGTGGCGCACTCCTCGGAATGCTCTTCTTACCCTCGCTCGGCTCGAGCGACTCGAGTGGTGCGATCGACGGCTTCACGATCCGACTCCTCGCCGGGGTCATCCTCGGGATCGGCGGCTGTCTCGCCCTCGTCGCGACCGAGACGTTCGTCGGTCCGTTCTCGGCGGGTGCCTTCGAGAGCACCGGCACCTACGCGATCCGCGGCACGGTCGGCGTCGTCGCTGGAGTCGGAATCGGCGTTGCAGTCGGTGCACTCCTCGGCATCATTCTCGACGCGCTCAGCGGTGACGTCGAAGACATCGAGGAAGTCGACATCGAGGAGATGACCGACGGCGACGTCGTCAGAGCGATGATGGAAGAGTTCCGCCAGTTCAGTCCACGCGGCGCGAACGCCCTGATCGACGAACGCGACGCCTACATCGCGAATCATCTGCAGAAACTCAAGGCGCAGGGCTACGACGTCGTCGCCGTCGTCGGTGCCGGACACAAAGCCGGTATCGAGCGACACCTCGAGAATCCCTCCGAGATCCCGACACTCGAGTCGATCTCCGGCACCGCGTCTGGCCGTCGGTTCTCACCGCTGAAGATTCTGGGCTACCTGATCATGCTCGGCTTCATCGGGTTCTTCTTCCTGCTCATCATGGCCGGCGTCCAGGACACGTTCCTGTTGCAACTCTTCGGCGCGTGGTTCCTGTTCAACGGCTTCTTCGCGTTCACGCTCGCCAGACTCGCGGGTGCCCGGTGGTCGAGTGCCGGCGTCGGTGGCTCCGTCGCCTGGCTCACCAGCATCAACCCGCTTTTGGCACCCGGTTGGTTCGCGGGCTACGTCGAACTCAAACACCGGCCGGTCAACGTCGGCGACATCCAGCGACTCAACAACATCATCGGCGACACCGAACGGCCACTCGAGGACGCTCTCTCGGAGATGTTCGACGTGCCCCTGTTCCGACTCATCATGATCGTCGCGTTGACCAACATCGGGAGCATGATCGCGACGTTGCTGTTCCCCGTCGCCGTCTTGCCGTGGCTGGCACCCGAAATCGGCGGCGTCGACGCGCTGATGGGCGAACTACTCAACGGCGCAGAGAACACACTCGAGTTGCTTCGGAACCTGTTGACGTGAGTTGACGCGATACGTACATGGATACGAACACCCCCACTCGAACTCGTCGCGAACCGGAGTTGACCTTCTCCAGCAAGGAGTTGTTCGACCTCGCACTCGCCTGGGTCACGCTCTCGGTCGCATTTGCACTATTTATTGAGCCAGTTCATAGTGGAGAAGCAGACATTCAACATTTTGTTCTAATGGTTGGATTGAGTTTTATTACAGTTGGTGTTGCCTTCTTGTTACACGAACTCGCACACAAAATTGTCGCAATAGAACATGGTCAAATAGCAGAATTCCGCGCGGATTATCAAATGCTATTTCTAGCAATTATGATTGCCTTGCTCGGTTTCCTCTTTGCTGCACCCGGTGCGGTTTATCACCGTGGACAGATTACGAAACGCGAAAATGCGATGGTAGCACTCGCAGGCCCGGTCACTAATCACTTGCTTGCGTTAATGTTCCTCCCACTCTTAATCTTCCCAGATCCGCTTCGGACGATTGGTGCAATGGGTGTAACAATCAATCTCTTTCTCGCCGCTTTCAACATGATCCCATTCGGCCCACTCGATGGAAAGTCGGTCTGGAATTGGAATAAAGGAGTCTGCTTACTCGTCTTTATTCCGAGTTTGACATTGGCACTGCTTGCTCTCGTCGAGATAGGTTTGTTCGGTTAAAATGTTTTCTGAGGGGATTCGGCGCCTCCAAACCACCCACAACTACATTCTGAATAAGCTACTAAACGGTTTGATCATCACTGGACCGGTGGTCTTTTGCTCACCCCGAGAGGTCGTTCAGACATGACCGATCCAGCGGACGACGAGAGCGAGGAGGACCGGCTTACGTACGCCGAGACGGGCGTCGACATCGACGCCAGCGAGGACGCGACGGCGGCCTTGCTCGAGGCCTTCGGCAGCGATCTGATGACCGAGTACGCGGGCCTACTCGACATCGGGGACCGATACCTCGCGCTGGCGACCGACGGCGTCGGCACGAAACTCCTCGTCGCCGAAGCGATTGCGGACTTCTCGACGATCGGAATCGACTGCATCGCGATGAACGTCAACGACCTCGTGGCCGCGGGCGTCGAACCCGTTGCCTTCGTCGACTACCTCGCGATCGACGAACCCGACGACGTCCTGACGAACGAGATTGGCGAGGGACTCGCAGTGGGGCTCGAGGAGTCGGGCATGACCCTGCTCGGCGGAGAGACGGCCGTCATGCCCGAAGTCGTCTCCGGATTCGATCTCGCGGGGACCTGCGTCGGCCTCGCCGCGAAAGACGACGTGCTCGAGGGCGAGGCCGAGGTCGGCGACGTTCTCGTCGGTTTCGCCTCGGACGGCATCCACTCGAACGGCCTGACCCTCGCTCGCGAGGCCGTCACCCGGGAGCACGAGTACACCGATCCGTTTCCCCACGCCGGCGACGGTCGTTCGATCGGCGAGGAACTTCTCCGCCCGACGCGGATCTACACGGACCTGCTCGAGGCGATGCACGCTCACGACGTTCGCGCAGCGGCCCACATCACGGGTGGTGGCTGGACCAACCTGCTTCGGATGGGCGAGCGAAAGTACGTCGTCGACGATCCGTTCCCGGCCCAGCCGATCTTCGAGTTCGTCCAGCAGGAAGGCAACGTGAGCGACGAGGAGATGCACCGCACGTTTAACATGGGAACTGGCTTCGTCGTCGCCGTCCCCGAAGACCGTGCTGAGGACATAGTCGCCGAAACCGACGGTCGCATCATCGGTCGCGTCGAATCGGGTTCAGAAGTCGAGATTCGCGGCCTCTCGCTCGAGTAGTGACTCGAGGTCGGACCCAGTGACCAGCACAGCGTATTTGAACGGACGCTCGGACGAAAATCGAACGTGAATCCGTCGACGGCCGACACAACGAGTTACGCTGTCGACCCCGTCTCGCCCGTCGCCCCTCGAATCGTCTCGTACTCCTCGTGACTGTAGGCGATGAGCCGAACGTCCTCGAGCGTCTCCGGCGCGTAGGAACCGATCGTTTCGCCGATGATCTTCGCGCCCTCTTCGAGGTCGAATCCGGCGACGCCACAGCCGAGTGCGGGCAAGACGAGCGACTCACACTCGAGGTCGTCCGCGGTTTCCAAGGTATTTTGCGTCGCGTCGCGGATGCTCGCCTCCGTCGCTCGTCCGTCGCCGTAGTGGGGCATCGCCGCGGCGTGAATTACGTAGTCGGCCTCGAGGTCGTAGGCGTCGGTCACTGCAACCCCACCGAGGTCTACCGGCCCCTTCGCAGTGGCTTCTCGATCGAGTTCGTCGCCCGCTTCGGCGCGAAGCGCACCAGCGACACCCGACCCCATCTCGAGGCTGGTGCCAGCGGCGTTGACGAGCGCGTCGGCTGACTGTGCGGCGATATCACCCTGAACGATCTCGTACTCCATACGCGTGCGTACGTCCTGGGGGACTGTGAATGGACAGCACGTTGAAGCAGCTGAAACAGTCACAATGGGTGATACGCGCTCGAGTGAGCGGCTCGACCAAAACGTTTTTAGATTTAGGCCCACCTAACTTCTCCTGATGGACGTACCCGCCCGAAGGGAGACAGTCGATTCCGACGCCCACGAGGTGCCGGCGGCGATCGTGAGCGCGCACGAGACGCGCCCCGGCAAACTCGTGTTGACCGAACGCGGAAACACCGACGGTTGGATCGCGACCAACCTCGCCGTCACGCTCGAGCGATAGCGCTATTGCCATAGCACTGTCGGCCCTCCACGACCAGAGATGGTGTGGCCGCTCGAGCCGTGAATCTATCTGTGCCGAAACGGACAAGAATCAGAGGGATTTTGCGCTGCTAACGTGGATTGTCTCACTGTGAATCCGACTCGAGAGTCACTCCTGAAGGGCGTCCTCGCCGCGCTCGCGTTTTTTCTGTTCACCGGCGTCGTCACCGGAGTCGTACAGACGCCGCTCTTCGAGCGGATGGTCCCTCGGACACCCCTCGATTACGCGTTTCTCGTTCTCACGTCCCTCCTCGTCGGTGCGTACGTATCTCAGCGAACGATACAGCCTGATTGTGGTAGCGATAGCTGTGCGTACGGCGGTGCACTCGGGGGCTTCCTCGCCGTCGCCTGTCCTCACTGCAACGCGATTCTCGTCGCCCTCTTCAGTTCGTCGTGGTTAGCGACGTACGTCGATCCGATCCGGCCGCTCTTTGGGCTGCTCGCGGTCGGAGCGCTCGGCGGAATTATCTACTATCGTCGCTGAGTCGCGCCGAGTCGCTCTCACGTTCCAGCATATTGCTCGAGCCCTGTATCACCACTCGAGGAACGTACTCGACGGTCGAAAATCGTTAGATCGAAGAAACTACGAACGATCGCTCGAAAAATACCCGCTCGACAGCGCCGTCGTTGTCTGTTACTTCGTCGCTTCTTCGAGGACGAGGGTGTCGTCCTCGAGGTAGTGTTCGAAGTGGTGGCCGTCGTCTTCGAGCGTCACGAGAATCTCACGCAGAATCTCGGCGGTGGCGTAGTCGCCGAGGTTCTCCGCGAGTTCGATGCTGTCGCGCATCGACTCGATGATGTCGCCGTACATCTCGAGGTCGTTCTGGAACATCGTTCGGACGTCGTAGACGTCCTCGCCCTCGAACTCGACGGTCGCTCGCTGTTCTTGGTTCGTCGGGCCGGAGACCGGGACGCCACCGAGGGCCTGTGTGCGCTCGGCGATGACGTCAGCGCCCTCCTCGACGTGTTCGTAGGCCTCCTCGAGGAACTCGTGGAGCGGGAGGAACTCGGCACCCTCGACGACCCAGTGGTGCTTTTTGAGCTGGTGGTACAACACGTAGGAGTTCGCGAGCTCCGTGTTGAGCGCCTCGACGATCTGCTCGGCCTTTTCTTGCTCGAGACGGAGTTCGTTCTCCTCGACGGCGTCTGCACGTTGGCGGACGGTCTTTTGGGTGCTCATCGTATCTATACGATACGCTCGCATCCCACTTAAAGCCTTCCCATGACGAAATAATTTTTTGGGAGGCAAAAACTTTCGTTAGCTCATGCGGCTAACTTTCTTGTATTACCCGTGTTGTGTGCCACCGGACGGACTGGTCGTTGGTCCACCAATGTTATTTTTTCGAGAATGAGTAAACATTTTCTGTGTGGCCGACGTACGTGCTCGTATGGCAACGAGAATCGCACAGCGACGAGAGCAGAGTTACGTCGCCGGAGAGTGGCTCGAGTCCGAAAACACCATTTCGGTTTCGGATCTCGCCGATGGCGGCACCTTCGCGCAGGTCGCCGCTGCCGACCGAGCCGTTGCCGAGGCGGCACTCGAGGCAGCCCACGAAATCAAGCCCGAGCTTCGAGAGACGACGGTCGTCGAACGCGCCCAGTGGTGCGAGGAAATCGCCGCTGGCATTCGTGAGCGCGAGGAGGAACTGACGGAGGTCATCGTCCGCGAAGCTGGGAAGCCGATTTCCTCTGCTCGCGGCGAGGTCGAGCAGGCCGCAACTCGGTTCGATCGAGCCGCGGAAGAGGCCCGCAATATCGTCAGCAAGGGCGAGTATCGCGAGGGCTCGACCGAGGGCCACGAGGGCTGGCAGGCCATCGTGAAACACGAACCGATCGGCTCGGTGTTGTGCATCACGCCCTACAACTACCCGCTGGCGACGACGGCGCTCCAGGTCGCACCCGCGCTCGCGGCCGGCAACAGCGTCGTCCTCAAACCGGCGAGCAAGACGCCTATCTCCGCGGCGATCCTCGCGGCCGTGATCGCCGACGTCGACGGCATTCCAGACGGTGCGTTCAACTTCGTCCCCGGCGAGGCCAGCGAAATCGGTGACGTACTCGCGGGCGACGACCGCATCAACGCAATTGCCATGACCGGCTCCTCGAGCGCCGGGAACCACATCGCCCGCGAGAGCGGGATGGTCAACCTCCACATGGAACTCGGGGGTAACGCGCCGGCTATCGTCTTCGAGGACGCGGACCTCGCGGACGTCGCAGGAAGCTGCGCTAAAGGATCGTTCAAGTACGCCGGCCAGCGCTGCTCGGCTATCTCGCGCGTGATCGCCCACGAGTCGATCCACGACGACCTCGCTGATCTCATCGAGGGCCAGATGGACGCCTGGCAGGCGGGTGACCTCTTCGACGAGGACACGGCTTTCGGCCCCCTCATCAGCGAGGAACAAGCCGACTGGGTCGAAACACTGGTCGACGACGCCGTCGAGAAGGGGGCGGATCTGATTCGCGGCGGCAGCCGTCGCGCTCCCGAGGGCGTGCCGGAGGAACTCGGCGAGCAGTTCTTCGAGCCGACGCTGCTCGCGAACGTTCCCCACGACGCCAGAATCGTCGACGAAGAGCAGTTCGGTCCCGTCGCAGCGATCACCACGTTCGAAGACGAGGACGAGGCGCTCGAGATCGCGAACGGCTCCGACCTCGCACTGGACGCGTCCGTCTTCACGAGCGACCACTCGAGAGCGATGTCCGTTGCAGATCGAGTGGATGCGGGTGCCGTTCGCATCAACGGCCCACCGAGCCACGGACTCGGCGACATTCCCTTCGGCGGGAACAAGGACTCGGGCATCGGCCGGGAGGGCCTCGACGCCTCGATCCACGAGATGATGCGAAAGAAGAGTATCGTCCTCTAACGGCGATTCCGGCGACTCGAGGGGGCCGTTCCCCCGCTCGTTTTTCTCACCGCTTCCCTCGTGGTGGATGCAAGCCGACCTGCTATCGGTATTCAGGCCGATTGGTAGCTCATGTCGAGCGATCTTCGTGACGGTCTCAATTTCGCCAAAACGGTCGTCGAGGGTATTCAAGAGAAGAACGTTCCGTTCATGGCTGCAGGTATCGCTTACCAGGCGTTCATCTCACTCATTCCGTTGCTCGTGCTCGTTTTCTTCTTCGTCACGCTCGCCGGAGACGAACAGTTCGCGGCGCAGGTCACCGAGACGACGGAGGGAGCACTCCCCGAAAGCGGCCAGTTGCTCATCGAAGAGTCGCTCGAGGACTCGCCAGCCACCGCGGGATCGACCGTCATCGGCGTGGTCGTCCTCCTATGGGGGTCGCTGAAGATATTCAGGGGGCTCGATACGGCGTTTTCGGAGATTTACGACTCGACCGCGGAGAGTTCGTTCCTCGACCAGATCCGTGATGCGCTGTTGGTCTTCGGTGCGATCGGTGGCGCGCTCATCGCCGCAACCGCCGCCGGAATCGTGTTCGCGTTCCTGCCCGATATTCCCGGACTTGGACTCTTGCAGTCGCTGTTGCTCGTCGTCGTCCTTACGGGCGCGTTCTACCCGATGTACTACTACTTCCCGGACGTCGACGTGACCAAGCGTGAAGTGATCCCCGGCGTGCTGGTCGCAGCCGTCGGCTGGATGGCCCTCCAATCGCTCTTTCGCGTGTACGTCGCCTTCGCCGCCGAGTCGGAGGGAGCGGGAGCAGTCGGTGCAATTTTACTGTTGCTGACGTGGCTGTACTTCGGCGGCCTGATCTTGCTCTCCGGAGCCGTCGTCAACGCGATCGGAACGGGCTACCTCGAGCCGGGGAGCGACGAAACCGAACAGGGTGCGGACGACTCGAGGGAGCCACTCGAGGGCTCGATCGCAGCGACGGGAAGAGCGCCACTCGGAGCCGAGACGGCGAGTGAGTACGAGTACGACCACCTTCGCGATCGTGCGAACGCGCTCGAGCGCGAGCGAAACCAACTCCGACTCGATCGGGACGCCCAGCGAAAACGACGATACCGTCTCGAGGATCGCGTGCGAGCGCTCGAATCCACGAACCGGGAGCTCGAAGCGACCAACGACCGTCTGCAACGAGCGCTCGAGGAACGCGAGCGGGACGAAACGCGCTCCGGTTGGCAACGCGCGCTTCGGACGGTGACTCGACACGTGCGGACGATCAACGTCGGGTCGGTCGATCGTGGCCGCGAGTGAGGCTCAGAGGATGGATTTGTGCAGTCGGTCGGAGTCGAGACACATTAGTACATCCCGGTCGCATTCGGATCCGTGTCGTATCCGGTTCGAAGCGCTCGCCAGCGAATTCAGGCGGAACACGCCGCGGTCGTGGAGGGAGTCGACCGCGTCGCAACACGGATCGCGGAGCCGTGGGATACCGCGCGAACGACGGATCGCAACGCGGTCGTCGACGGTCTCCACGAGGGTCTCGAGATGGCCGGCGTGCTCGAGTACCTCCCTCGAGTCCTCGTCGATGTCGTGGAGGCAATCGGATGTGAGCTTCGGGCACAGCCGGTCGCCGCCCCACCGTACGTGGTCGTCACGAGTTGTGGCCCGATACTCCGCGCGACGATCGACCCGGGCCGATTGGTCATTCGATTCGATGCGTTCGAAGTCGTCCGCAATTGTGATCCGCGCCAGCCACCGGCGTACCGCCGGCAAGACGGCGTTCGCGTTCACGTGTCACTCGAGTAGGCCCGCGAACTCGTTTTCGTAGGGAGATTCGATCCCCCGAATCAGACGCTGCTATTCACCACTCCGCAATTGTTCCTCGTTATTAATACCGTTACACTCATTACTAATCAGTCGTAACTCTGCGTCGAGAACTAACATGACCACGAATCAACGTTCGACGTCTCGTCGCACACTGCTCGCATCGTCCGGTTCGCTCGCACTCCTCGGCCTCGCCGGCTGCCTGGGCGACGATGACGGCGATGATGGTGACGACGGCGATGACGATGGAGACAACGGAAGCGACGATAACGGCTCCGACCTCGAGGTCGAAGAGTTCCAGTTGCTCGACCGCGATCACGACGAGGACGTCATCGCGTACGTCCACGGCGACCACTGGGACCACGGACCGCTCGTGGTTCCGGAGGGAGACAACGTCTCTCTCGGTGCGCGCATCGAAGACGAAGACGGGGAAGAAATCGACCTCGAGGAAGCGGGTCTCGACCTCGAGGGCGAACTCGTCGGCGATGGGGACGACACCGTTTCGCTCGAATCACACGGCGACCACATCCACGTCGAAGGGGAGGAAGAAGGGTTCGCGGACGTCGTCTTCCAACTCGTCGAGGACGACGAGGTCGTGTACGAAACTCCCGGCGACGACGAACACCCGCTCGAGGTCGAAGTCGGTGACGGGGACCAAGAGTACGTCGACGAGGACGACGACCACGACCATGACGACGACAACGATCACGATGATGACGGCCACGACCATGACGACGACAACGATCACGATGATGACGGCCACGGCCATGACGACGGCCACGATGACGACCACTAACTGAGAGCGGTCGACAGAGCGCGTTTCGGGCAGGTGCCTTCTGCCGCACCGACTTCCGTCGAAACCCGAGACGTCTCTGTGTTACTAATGCACAGGTTCACAGTAGCAGCTGTTATTAATAGTACAGGGAGGAATAATAACGTTTTTATTCACCCGCTGGCACCATTCGGTATGGAACGCACACGTCGATCGGTGCTCCAGGCAGGGGCTGGCGCACTCGCACTCGGCACGCTCGCCGGCTGTCTCAGCGATCCCGTAAGCGGCGAGGCCGACGGTGGGTACGCCTCGTTTTTCGCCCTCTGGGACATGGCATCCGAAATCGGCGGCGACGAACTCGAGTTCGAAAACGCCGTTCCCACGGGGGATATGGGTCACGGGTACGAGCCCTCGAGCGATCTGCAACGCGATATCGCCGATTCGGACGTCTTCGTCTACTTCGAGACCGACGAGTTCGGCTGGGTCGAAGAGTACGTCGTCGACTTCGAACGGGACTACGACCACCTGACCCTGATCGACGCCATGGACGGACTCGAAGATCAGTTCCTCGAGATGGACAGCGACACGGCAGCCGATCAGGAACCCGACAACTTCGACGACGACCCCGAATCGGTTTCGGTGGTCGGATTCGAGCTATTCGAGCGCCGGAGCGGGGAGGAACTCGCGTGGTGGCACAACGACCACTGGCACGGCGGCCTCCCCGACGTCGCCGTCGGCGAGACGCTCGAGGTCGAAGCCGTCGTCGAGGACAGCGAGGGTCGAATCCTCCCCATCGGTTCGAACGAACTCTTCCAACTCGAGGCGACGACCGCCGACGACAGCGAGGGCGAGACCGTCGAAATCGACTCCCAAGGAGATCACGTTATCTTCAGCGGTCTCGAGGAAGACATGTCGCGGGTCGTCTTCGAACTCGTCGCGGACGACGAGGTCGTCTTCGACACGAGCAACGACAACGCGCGACTCGAGGTCGTCGACGAGGTCGAAGATAGCGACGTTCCGGAGATGTACGACCCTCACGTCTGGGTCGATCCGGTTCTGGTCCGTGACATCGTCGGGACGATCAGAGACGGCCTCATCGAGGCCGACCCCGACAACGAAGACGTTTACGAGGAAAACGCCGCAGCGTACATCGACCGGATCGACGACGTTCACGAACAGCTTCAGGGTCTCTTCGAAGATGCTGACCGGGACATCGCCGTCCTCGCCGGCCACGACGCCTTCCAGTACCTCGAGGCTCGCTACGATATCGAGTTGCACACGCCGGTCGGCATCTCACCCGACGACAACGTCTCTCCCAACGATATCAGCGATACGATCGAGATCATCGAAGAGAACGACATCGACACGATCCTCTACGATCCGTTCGACGACATGAGCAACGTCATCGACGAGGCGCTCGCCGAGACCGACGCCGAGGATACCGCGCGGCTCTCGCCACTCGAAGGCACGACCGAGGAGTGGGAAGACGACGGATACGGCTGGGTCGAGCAGATGGAGGAAGTCAACATTCCGGCGCTTCAGGCCGCATTCGGTGCCGACTGATTTGGGCATGATCGGCACAATATTCGTACCGATCTGTCGAGCCAAAGTAGAAGAGATAAACCACTCCGTGCCCGAACACCAAGTGAATTCACCGTGAGTGCAGTCGTCGATATCCAGAACGTGTCGTTCGCGTACGGCGAGAGCGTCGCCGTTCGGGACGTCTCGTTGACGATCGACGAAGGCGACTTTTTGGGACTCATCGGCCCGAACGGCTCCGGGAAGACGACGCTACTTCACCTGATGTTGGGTCTGCACAGCCCAGATAGCGGTTCGATCGAACTCTTCGGCGACCCGGTCGACGAGTTCGAAGCCGGCGAGCGAATCGGCTACGTCTCCCAACAGGCGACCAGTCGCGGCGGAACGATGCCCGTCACCGTCCGCGAAGCCGTGACGATGGGTCGATTCGCCCACGCCGGCTTCGGTCGACTTTCCGACGCCGACGAAAAAATCGTCGACGACGCACTCGAGACGGTCGACATCTCCGACCTCGAGACTCGACGCGTCAACCAGCTCTCGGGCGGCCAACGCCAGCGAGCCTACATCGCCCGGGCGCTCGCCTCCGAGGCGGATCTGCTCGCACTGGACGAACCGACCGTCGGCGTCGACGCCGAGTCTCGAGACGAGTTCTACCAACTGCTCGATTCGCTCAACGACTCGGGAATTACGATCGTCCTGATCGAACACGATATCGGCGTCGTCACGGACCGTGCGGATCATATCGCCTGTATCAATCAGGAACTGTACCACCACGGAGACACGGAATCGTTCGTCGAAAGTGACGCCTTAGCAGCGGCCTACGGCTCGACCGGGCAGGTCGTTCATCACCACCATTGATGGGACCGAGTATTCGCCGTTCCGTCGAGTTCGCGGGTCTCGCCTTGACGGCCGTGTTGGCCGTCGTGATGATCGGATTCGTCACCGTCGAGTCCCTCCGTTCGCTCGCTGTCGGGGAGTTCCTCTACGGGCAGTTTATCACCACCGGCCGGTGGATGGACTACTACCTCGGGACGAACGTCTTCAGCCACGGCTTCATGTGGCGCTCGATGGCGACGACG includes:
- a CDS encoding YhjD/YihY/BrkB family envelope integrity protein, whose amino-acid sequence is MSSDLRDGLNFAKTVVEGIQEKNVPFMAAGIAYQAFISLIPLLVLVFFFVTLAGDEQFAAQVTETTEGALPESGQLLIEESLEDSPATAGSTVIGVVVLLWGSLKIFRGLDTAFSEIYDSTAESSFLDQIRDALLVFGAIGGALIAATAAGIVFAFLPDIPGLGLLQSLLLVVVLTGAFYPMYYYFPDVDVTKREVIPGVLVAAVGWMALQSLFRVYVAFAAESEGAGAVGAILLLLTWLYFGGLILLSGAVVNAIGTGYLEPGSDETEQGADDSREPLEGSIAATGRAPLGAETASEYEYDHLRDRANALERERNQLRLDRDAQRKRRYRLEDRVRALESTNRELEATNDRLQRALEERERDETRSGWQRALRTVTRHVRTINVGSVDRGRE
- a CDS encoding metal ABC transporter ATP-binding protein, giving the protein MSAVVDIQNVSFAYGESVAVRDVSLTIDEGDFLGLIGPNGSGKTTLLHLMLGLHSPDSGSIELFGDPVDEFEAGERIGYVSQQATSRGGTMPVTVREAVTMGRFAHAGFGRLSDADEKIVDDALETVDISDLETRRVNQLSGGQRQRAYIARALASEADLLALDEPTVGVDAESRDEFYQLLDSLNDSGITIVLIEHDIGVVTDRADHIACINQELYHHGDTESFVESDALAAAYGSTGQVVHHHH
- a CDS encoding metal ABC transporter solute-binding protein, Zn/Mn family, producing MERTRRSVLQAGAGALALGTLAGCLSDPVSGEADGGYASFFALWDMASEIGGDELEFENAVPTGDMGHGYEPSSDLQRDIADSDVFVYFETDEFGWVEEYVVDFERDYDHLTLIDAMDGLEDQFLEMDSDTAADQEPDNFDDDPESVSVVGFELFERRSGEELAWWHNDHWHGGLPDVAVGETLEVEAVVEDSEGRILPIGSNELFQLEATTADDSEGETVEIDSQGDHVIFSGLEEDMSRVVFELVADDEVVFDTSNDNARLEVVDEVEDSDVPEMYDPHVWVDPVLVRDIVGTIRDGLIEADPDNEDVYEENAAAYIDRIDDVHEQLQGLFEDADRDIAVLAGHDAFQYLEARYDIELHTPVGISPDDNVSPNDISDTIEIIEENDIDTILYDPFDDMSNVIDEALAETDAEDTARLSPLEGTTEEWEDDGYGWVEQMEEVNIPALQAAFGAD